One Primulina eburnea isolate SZY01 chromosome 4, ASM2296580v1, whole genome shotgun sequence genomic window, CACTCGCCAACGCGCCGCCTAAAACGCCCAGCATCACTGCCCAACCTCCATGGGAAGGGGTGCCCACTAATGAGGAACCCACGGCGGCTAAACCCGTCAGAATTGGGGCCGAAATGGCGAGaattttgttgagttttaatgctTTGTTGGCCAACTTCACGTAATCTTCTTTATCTTTTGTTCTCATGACGTTCActatttctttcatttcttccTCTAACTTCCCATTCCAGCCGTTGAAATCTTTGTTCCCCCGTAGCCCTTTTGACTGCCTCCGCCATTGCTCTGATGGCCACCAGACTGCAGGCTCCACTGTCGCTGGGAATTTTTCCAGCATTACGCCAAGTAGAGGGAGCGGGTAAGCTTTATCCAGAGCCAACACTTTTTCCATTAATTCTTTCACGTCAACCGCCGTAGGGTTCCCTATGCAAATCATCGTCTGGATTTGATTCTGAAGCTGTTTGAAAATCCTGGCAGAGTTTCGTTGTTCTTCCGCAAGCTGAGACGGCTGAATCGTATTCAAGATCGAGAGCATCCCAGTTGCGGCCACGTACATGGAAGCCGAAGAAATCTTCAAAGCAGCCGCCGGAGCTCCGGCGCTTATGGCCGCAATTCCTGCCATGGTTGCAGCCGCCAGAGTGATGGCATTGGTTGAATTCAAAAGAAGACTATTCCAGTGGGTTCTTTGATCTCCGATGTTGTTGTGCATTTCAACTCTATCTGCAACTGCTTCCAAGATTGCGTAAATCTTCGCCATCACCAAAGGATCCGCGCCATTAttctcaaatcttttaaatctcgTGTTAGTGCTAAAGGGACTCAGACGTTTTTCAGTACTGTTATGGAGTTCGAGTTCTTCCAGACCACTTGTTCGGAGCTCGGGAAGAGAAATACCGGTGACACGTCGCGGGACGTTAATGGCAGCCCTGATAGTTCGTTTTTGCtgggaagaagaagaagacacGGATGACTTCAATAAGCTCGAAGATTTTAAGGTTGCCATTTTCTTTTCTTATGCTTG contains:
- the LOC140829902 gene encoding probable F-box protein At4g22030 yields the protein MATLKSSSLLKSSVSSSSSQQKRTIRAAINVPRRVTGISLPELRTSGLEELELHNSTEKRLSPFSTNTRFKRFENNGADPLVMAKIYAILEAVADRVEMHNNIGDQRTHWNSLLLNSTNAITLAAATMAGIAAISAGAPAAALKISSASMYVAATGMLSILNTIQPSQLAEEQRNSARIFKQLQNQIQTMICIGNPTAVDVKELMEKVLALDKAYPLPLLGVMLEKFPATVEPAVWWPSEQWRRQSKGLRGNKDFNGWNGKLEEEMKEIVNVMRTKDKEDYVKLANKALKLNKILAISAPILTGLAAVGSSLVGTPSHGGWAVMLGVLGGALASVVNALEHGGQVGMVFEMYRSNAGFFKLMEESIESNLSEEDLERRENGELFEMKVCLQLGRSMSELRDLAAASSIKGAEINEFASKLF